In a genomic window of Halostella litorea:
- a CDS encoding aspartate kinase, whose amino-acid sequence MRVVAKFGGTSLGSGERVDRAADSIATAVEEGHEIAVVASAMGSTTDELLDEITFETEDEDRAQIVSMGERTSVRMLKAALAARGIEAVFLEPGSDDWPVITDPAGEVDVEETKRRARALAARLDGVVPVITGFLAQDHDGNVTTLGRGGSDTTAVMLGRYMDADEVVIVTDVEGVMTGDPRVVEGARNVGEITVDELRNLSFRGAEVVAPSALSYKAGNMSVRVVHYQHGDLLTGGTRVEGEFRSLVDMREGSLACITVAGRAIRNSPGILRDLTAALGDADINVDAIASGMDSVTFYVDESDAEGAETVLHREVVDQEPLSSVTVEDGLAVIRVTGGELPNRPGVMQEIVQPMAEAGINIHDLITSATSVATFVDWDDREQALEIMQNRF is encoded by the coding sequence ATGCGAGTAGTTGCGAAGTTCGGCGGAACCAGCCTCGGGAGCGGCGAACGGGTCGACCGCGCCGCCGACTCGATCGCCACCGCCGTCGAGGAGGGCCACGAGATCGCCGTCGTCGCCAGCGCGATGGGGTCGACGACCGACGAACTGCTCGACGAGATCACCTTCGAGACGGAGGACGAGGACCGCGCCCAGATCGTCAGCATGGGCGAGCGCACCAGCGTCCGCATGCTCAAGGCCGCCCTCGCCGCCCGCGGGATCGAGGCCGTCTTCCTCGAACCCGGCAGCGACGACTGGCCGGTCATCACGGACCCCGCCGGCGAGGTCGACGTCGAGGAGACGAAGCGCCGCGCCCGCGCGCTCGCCGCCCGCCTCGACGGCGTCGTCCCGGTGATCACGGGCTTCCTCGCGCAGGACCACGACGGCAACGTCACCACGCTGGGCCGCGGCGGGAGCGACACCACGGCCGTCATGCTCGGCCGCTACATGGACGCCGACGAAGTCGTCATCGTCACCGACGTCGAGGGCGTCATGACCGGCGACCCGCGCGTCGTCGAGGGCGCGCGCAACGTCGGCGAGATCACCGTCGACGAACTCCGCAACCTCTCGTTCCGCGGCGCGGAGGTCGTCGCGCCCAGCGCGCTCTCGTACAAGGCCGGCAACATGAGCGTCCGCGTCGTCCACTACCAGCACGGCGACCTGCTCACCGGCGGCACCCGCGTCGAGGGCGAGTTCCGGAGCCTCGTGGACATGCGCGAGGGGTCGCTGGCCTGCATCACGGTCGCGGGCCGCGCCATCCGCAACAGCCCCGGCATCCTGCGGGACCTCACGGCCGCGCTCGGCGACGCCGACATCAACGTCGACGCCATCGCCAGCGGGATGGACTCGGTGACGTTCTACGTCGATGAGTCCGACGCCGAGGGGGCCGAGACGGTGCTCCACCGCGAGGTCGTCGACCAGGAGCCCCTCTCCAGCGTCACCGTCGAGGACGGCCTCGCGGTCATCCGCGTCACCGGCGGCGAACTGCCGAACCGCCCCGGCGTGATGCAGGAGATCGTCCAGCCGATGGCCGAGGCCGGCATCAACATCCACGACCTCATCACCAGCGCCACCTCCGTCGCCACCTTCGTCGACTGGGACGACCGCGAGCAGGCCCTGGAGATCATGCAGAACCGCTTCTAA
- a CDS encoding DNA-directed DNA polymerase II small subunit: MPLEAPARIVSELTSRGYNADREAVTLIASADDPARALERVVEAAPDGALRLSVDHVREVLDADDAAGDPATMSESASTRAGAVDAPAGTDATAETDASTDAEPAASPDARSGASAADGGSVGPTADDPSTSTAVPDDTPDETPESSPHETTVSAGRTADQSVRSVEIANDITGRSTGTGAYEDFVAVFRDRYERLGGKLRSRVNHRPAEAIQSMPGGSEASMVGMVSDIRSTASGHWLVELEDPTGTFPCLVMKDRDIAALVEELLHDEIIAVEGSLADDGGILFVDSMHFPDVPRTYSPNTADRHVQAALISDVHVGSQEFMADAWSRFADWLHTPEASAIEYLLIAGDMVEGVGVYPDQDEELDIVDIYDQYRQFSEHLKEVPGDIEIVMIPGNHDAVRLAEPQPAFDEELRDIMSAHDARITGNPSTVTLEGVSVLMYHGVSLDEVIAELPEEKASYDDPHKAMYHLLKKRHVAPQYGGHLRLAPEEKDYLTIDEVPDVFHTGHVHKLGVGKYHNVLSINSGCWQEQTAFQKSVNIDPDAGFAPVVDLDTLEPTIRKFH, from the coding sequence GTGCCACTGGAGGCCCCCGCACGGATCGTGAGCGAACTCACGAGCCGGGGGTACAACGCGGACCGGGAGGCCGTAACCCTCATCGCCTCCGCGGACGACCCGGCCCGCGCGCTGGAGCGCGTCGTCGAGGCCGCCCCGGACGGCGCGTTGCGGCTCTCCGTCGACCACGTGCGCGAGGTGCTTGACGCCGACGACGCGGCCGGCGACCCCGCGACGATGTCCGAGTCCGCCTCCACCCGGGCCGGAGCGGTCGACGCGCCGGCGGGGACCGACGCGACTGCGGAGACTGACGCGTCTACTGATGCCGAACCCGCTGCCTCCCCCGACGCTCGGTCCGGGGCCTCGGCCGCCGACGGCGGCTCCGTCGGTCCGACCGCCGACGACCCCTCCACTTCGACTGCAGTACCCGACGACACCCCCGACGAAACGCCAGAATCGTCTCCACACGAAACGACGGTGTCGGCGGGTCGAACCGCGGACCAGTCGGTCCGCTCCGTCGAGATAGCGAACGACATCACCGGCCGGAGCACCGGCACGGGCGCGTACGAGGACTTCGTCGCCGTGTTTCGGGACCGCTACGAGCGCCTCGGCGGCAAGCTCCGGTCGCGCGTGAACCACCGCCCGGCCGAGGCGATCCAGTCGATGCCCGGCGGGAGCGAGGCGTCGATGGTCGGGATGGTCAGCGACATCCGGTCGACGGCCAGCGGCCACTGGCTCGTCGAACTGGAGGACCCGACCGGCACGTTCCCCTGTCTCGTGATGAAGGACCGCGACATCGCGGCGCTCGTCGAGGAACTGCTCCACGACGAGATCATCGCCGTCGAGGGGTCGCTCGCGGACGACGGCGGCATCCTCTTCGTCGACTCGATGCACTTCCCGGACGTGCCGCGGACGTACTCGCCGAACACCGCCGACCGCCACGTGCAGGCCGCGCTCATCAGCGACGTCCACGTCGGCAGCCAGGAGTTCATGGCCGACGCCTGGTCGCGTTTCGCGGACTGGCTCCACACCCCCGAGGCGTCGGCGATCGAGTACCTGCTCATCGCGGGCGACATGGTCGAGGGCGTCGGCGTCTACCCCGACCAGGACGAGGAACTCGACATCGTCGACATCTACGACCAGTACCGGCAGTTCTCGGAGCACCTGAAGGAGGTGCCCGGCGACATCGAGATCGTGATGATCCCGGGGAACCACGACGCCGTCCGCCTCGCCGAGCCCCAGCCGGCGTTCGACGAGGAACTGCGCGACATCATGTCGGCCCACGACGCCCGGATCACGGGCAACCCCTCGACGGTCACGCTGGAGGGCGTCTCCGTGCTGATGTACCACGGCGTCTCGCTGGACGAGGTGATCGCCGAACTCCCCGAGGAGAAGGCCAGCTACGACGACCCCCACAAGGCGATGTACCACCTCCTGAAGAAGCGCCACGTCGCCCCGCAGTACGGCGGCCACCTCCGGCTCGCGCCCGAGGAGAAGGACTACCTCACCATCGACGAGGTGCCCGACGTGTTCCACACCGGCCACGTCCACAAGCTGGGCGTCGGCAAGTACCACAACGTCCTCTCGATCAACTCGGGCTGCTGGCAGGAACAGACGGCGTTCCAGAAGTCCGTCAACATCGACCCCGACGCCGGGTTCGCGCCGGTCGTCGACCTGGACACGCTGGAGCCGACGATCAGAAAATTCCACTGA
- a CDS encoding ATPase domain-containing protein, whose amino-acid sequence MSDGFEGTQRCDFCRLPHAVDPVELEYDGATYEFCSAACRRAMRESDRVFTEYHGHRRFAPGVSALDASLPEGLPRNSFVMLTGQAGTRVEALHAELVWRTLRRDEPAVVVTFQEPPTSIVESFLTMEWNVLPYLESGQLRILDCFTYRVGDRDRMHDRMSAWNQHLHRVTEPATETVRDPSDMSELANKLDNCLEAESMVDTGVVVLDSLTELGTLVQPVQAYDFVKDVRADVCKGRFVPVFAGATFSGENGGFPHDLDYLVDGIVDLELNGGIVDDTLLRRVRIRKMSGVLTISEWTAFEYTSGTGLVPFDPGEEMTASNEDADGDRPDGDRPAAEDPSTGPGPDPAAGDAASSPASGDGTREADADDGTGSDDTGDVADDDAGTDRG is encoded by the coding sequence ATGAGCGACGGGTTCGAGGGGACGCAGCGCTGTGACTTCTGCAGGCTCCCCCACGCCGTCGATCCGGTCGAACTGGAGTACGACGGGGCGACGTACGAGTTCTGTTCGGCCGCCTGTCGCCGGGCCATGCGGGAGTCGGACCGCGTGTTCACTGAGTACCACGGCCACCGCCGGTTCGCACCCGGCGTCTCCGCGCTGGACGCCTCCCTCCCCGAGGGGCTGCCGCGCAACTCCTTCGTCATGCTCACGGGGCAGGCGGGCACGCGGGTCGAGGCGCTCCACGCCGAACTCGTCTGGCGGACCCTCCGCCGGGACGAGCCCGCCGTCGTCGTCACGTTTCAGGAGCCGCCCACCTCGATCGTCGAGTCGTTCCTCACGATGGAGTGGAACGTCCTCCCGTACCTCGAGTCCGGACAGCTCCGGATCCTCGACTGTTTCACCTACCGCGTCGGCGACCGCGACCGGATGCACGACCGGATGAGCGCGTGGAACCAGCACCTCCATCGGGTCACTGAGCCCGCGACGGAGACGGTCCGCGACCCCAGCGACATGAGCGAACTGGCGAACAAACTCGACAACTGCCTCGAAGCCGAGTCGATGGTCGACACGGGGGTCGTCGTGCTGGACTCCCTGACGGAACTCGGGACGCTCGTCCAGCCGGTTCAGGCCTACGACTTCGTCAAGGACGTGCGGGCCGACGTCTGCAAGGGCCGGTTCGTCCCCGTCTTCGCCGGGGCGACGTTCAGCGGCGAGAACGGCGGTTTCCCCCACGACCTGGACTACCTCGTCGACGGGATCGTCGACCTCGAACTCAACGGCGGGATCGTCGACGACACGCTCCTCCGGCGGGTCCGCATCCGGAAGATGTCCGGCGTCCTCACCATCTCGGAGTGGACCGCCTTCGAGTACACGTCGGGGACCGGCCTCGTCCCGTTCGACCCGGGCGAGGAGATGACCGCGTCGAACGAGGACGCCGACGGCGACCGACCCGACGGCGACCGGCCGGCCGCCGAGGACCCCTCGACCGGCCCCGGCCCGGACCCGGCCGCCGGCGACGCCGCGTCCTCGCCCGCATCCGGCGACGGCACACGGGAGGCCGACGCCGACGACGGGACCGGATCCGACGATACCGGCGACGTGGCCGACGACGACGCCGGGACCGACCGCGGGTAG
- a CDS encoding cold-shock protein: MANGTVDFFNDTGGYGFISTEDADDDVFFHMEDVGGADLEEGQDIEFDIEQAPKGPRATNVVRN, encoded by the coding sequence ATGGCAAACGGAACTGTTGATTTCTTCAACGACACGGGCGGTTACGGTTTCATCTCCACCGAGGATGCGGACGACGACGTTTTCTTCCACATGGAGGACGTTGGCGGCGCGGACCTCGAAGAAGGACAGGACATCGAGTTCGACATCGAACAGGCCCCCAAGGGCCCGCGCGCGACCAACGTCGTTCGCAACTGA